Proteins encoded within one genomic window of Bacteroidota bacterium:
- a CDS encoding OmpH family outer membrane protein yields the protein MVKGIIAFAAIAILSMGTANAQKYAYVNSEYILENIPEYKTAQQTLDNLSLTWQKEIEDKYAIIDKLYKAYQAEQVLLTEEMKKRRQDEITSKEKDVKDLQKQRFGYDGDLFKKKQEVVKPIQDKIYNAVKKMATDQSYAVIFDKSSDLIMLYTNPKYDKSNDILLAMGYKPAQAATKEAKGSAPSGTTTPRTPTRENKDADQPKK from the coding sequence ATGGTAAAAGGAATTATTGCTTTCGCAGCGATTGCAATACTTTCAATGGGCACTGCCAACGCTCAGAAATATGCGTATGTGAACAGTGAATATATTTTAGAAAATATTCCTGAATACAAAACAGCGCAACAAACACTTGACAATTTATCGTTGACCTGGCAAAAAGAGATCGAAGATAAATACGCTATCATCGACAAATTATACAAAGCTTATCAGGCGGAACAAGTTCTTTTAACAGAAGAAATGAAAAAACGTCGTCAGGATGAGATCACTTCAAAAGAAAAAGATGTAAAGGATCTTCAGAAACAACGCTTTGGTTACGATGGTGATCTTTTCAAAAAGAAACAAGAAGTGGTGAAGCCGATCCAGGATAAGATCTACAATGCTGTAAAGAAAATGGCAACGGATCAAAGTTATGCTGTGATCTTTGACAAATCGAGTGATCTGATCATGTTGTATACAAATCCAAAATACGACAAGAGTAATGATATCCTTTTAGCAATGGGCTACAAACCGGCACAAGCTGCAACGAAAGAAGCAAAAGGAAGCGCTCCGTCTGGCACTACAACACCTAGAACTCCGACGAGAGAAAATAAGGATGCTGATCAACCTAAAAAATAA
- a CDS encoding YfiR family protein, whose protein sequence is MKIRILLLFTFMIFSSSAQKGANSEAKIKAVFLYNFTRFVEWPARSFSSETAPFVIGIIGEDPFGAYIEQAIVGEKVNSHPIVIRRFNSIAEIEDCHILFVNLHDGGMIKQVVAHVSGKNILTVSDANNFAGWGGIIRFYSEESKVKIEINTTAAKAAQLSISSKLLSVSQIY, encoded by the coding sequence ATGAAAATCAGAATTCTGTTATTATTTACATTTATGATCTTTTCTTCGTCTGCTCAAAAAGGAGCAAACAGCGAAGCTAAGATAAAGGCAGTATTTCTGTATAACTTCACACGTTTTGTAGAATGGCCTGCCAGATCTTTTTCAAGTGAAACGGCTCCATTTGTAATCGGTATTATCGGCGAAGATCCTTTTGGAGCGTATATAGAACAGGCAATCGTAGGAGAAAAAGTTAATTCACATCCAATTGTGATCAGACGTTTCAATTCTATTGCTGAAATAGAAGACTGTCATATTCTGTTTGTCAACCTGCATGATGGTGGAATGATCAAACAAGTTGTTGCACATGTATCCGGCAAAAATATTTTAACAGTCAGCGATGCAAATAACTTCGCAGGTTGGGGTGGGATTATCCGGTTTTATTCCGAGGAAAGCAAAGTAAAGATCGAGATTAATACTACTGCTGCAAAAGCGGCACAGCTTTCTATTAGTTCGAAATTACTGAGTGTTTCTCAAATTTATTAA
- a CDS encoding T9SS type A sorting domain-containing protein: MKLFSTIIILLISLQSNAQVTWEKLFSGTSTDVFRSVKEVSGGGYIAAGYTANFSANDSDAYAVRLDQDGDTMWTYQYNGPQSKKDLFYKVIETSDGGFAFCGYTSSVSGFDDDLLYIKLNSSGQQQWVKFYGGIGKERGQDIVQTGNGNFTIVGYTTSAPAQYYDAFMLHADSNGDTLWTKLYGSSNYDDANSLKILADGGYLLGGQSDNPGNGLDQYLIRTNPTGNVIWTTKLGTLGTDNVESIVVLSDGYMLAGSTSLISGGDDDGYLVKTDTSGAFVWAKMYGDTAPDDFHRVESTTDGGFILSGTTSSYGDENPNIWMVKTNSAGDTLWNKTFGRHNHDHGYSGQQTSDGGYIIVGHTGSFGYNFEESYIAKLDGSGNITNPMTYTSVFDMLSPTNNSCGDSETPMEIVIKNYGRKTVANVPLTISVTGSTTANLTETYNIPLEPEVTDTITLTNFINTSAGGTYTFTFTTGNVNDVYPQRNTFTKTITLNSQPSVNLGPDTAVSDSTFLLDAGPGLQYEWTFGSTAQTYTVITTGNYCVTVTGSNSCTNSDCVYVVVSVGVDEIKPLINSIYPNPAKDKINIELLANVKEVKYVLTNSTGNILRSSSFRNKTTLDLSVFSKGVYFLKIIAEDGVETKKIIID; this comes from the coding sequence ATGAAATTATTTAGTACAATCATTATTCTTTTAATTTCCCTGCAAAGTAATGCTCAAGTCACCTGGGAAAAATTATTCAGCGGAACCAGCACTGATGTTTTCAGAAGTGTAAAAGAGGTTTCCGGAGGTGGATATATTGCTGCCGGATACACTGCCAACTTTTCAGCAAACGATAGTGACGCTTACGCAGTCAGACTAGATCAAGATGGTGACACGATGTGGACATATCAGTATAATGGACCTCAAAGTAAAAAAGATCTTTTTTATAAGGTCATTGAAACCTCTGATGGAGGATTTGCATTCTGCGGCTATACTTCCAGTGTTTCCGGTTTTGATGATGATCTTTTGTACATTAAACTTAATTCATCAGGACAACAACAATGGGTAAAGTTTTATGGTGGTATCGGAAAAGAACGTGGTCAGGATATTGTTCAGACCGGGAATGGTAACTTCACAATCGTTGGTTACACTACTTCGGCACCTGCACAATATTATGATGCATTTATGCTTCATGCAGATAGTAATGGAGATACATTATGGACCAAGCTCTACGGTTCATCTAATTATGATGATGCCAATTCGTTAAAAATTTTAGCAGATGGCGGATATTTGTTAGGAGGCCAAAGTGACAACCCCGGAAATGGTTTAGATCAGTATTTGATAAGAACCAATCCAACAGGAAATGTTATCTGGACTACAAAACTAGGAACTTTAGGAACTGATAATGTCGAAAGTATTGTTGTACTTTCAGATGGCTATATGCTTGCAGGTAGCACCTCTTTGATATCAGGTGGTGACGATGATGGTTATCTGGTAAAAACTGATACTTCCGGAGCATTTGTCTGGGCAAAAATGTATGGTGACACTGCTCCTGATGATTTTCACAGAGTTGAAAGTACAACAGACGGCGGATTTATTTTAAGCGGCACCACATCAAGTTACGGAGACGAAAATCCAAATATATGGATGGTAAAAACAAATTCTGCCGGTGATACACTTTGGAACAAAACTTTTGGAAGACATAATCATGACCATGGTTATAGTGGACAGCAAACTTCGGATGGTGGTTATATTATTGTCGGCCATACAGGGAGTTTTGGATATAACTTTGAAGAATCTTATATAGCAAAGCTTGATGGTTCAGGGAATATTACTAATCCAATGACGTATACATCAGTTTTTGATATGCTATCACCAACTAATAATTCTTGTGGAGATTCAGAAACTCCAATGGAAATCGTCATCAAAAATTATGGAAGAAAAACAGTTGCTAATGTTCCTTTGACTATTTCAGTGACCGGTTCAACTACTGCAAACTTAACTGAAACATATAATATTCCATTAGAGCCGGAAGTTACAGATACAATTACTCTTACTAATTTTATCAATACATCTGCCGGTGGTACATATACTTTTACATTTACAACAGGGAATGTAAACGATGTATATCCTCAAAGAAATACATTCACAAAAACCATAACCCTAAATTCTCAACCAAGTGTTAACCTTGGTCCTGATACTGCCGTGAGTGATTCTACTTTTTTACTGGACGCAGGTCCGGGATTACAGTATGAATGGACTTTTGGCTCTACTGCACAAACCTATACAGTTATAACAACAGGAAACTACTGCGTAACAGTTACAGGCTCGAATTCATGTACCAATTCAGACTGTGTATATGTTGTTGTTTCGGTTGGAGTTGATGAGATCAAACCTTTGATCAATAGTATTTATCCAAACCCTGCAAAAGATAAGATCAATATCGAACTTTTAGCTAATGTTAAAGAAGTAAAATATGTATTAACAAATTCAACTGGAAATATATTAAGGTCGTCATCATTCAGAAACAAAACAACATTAGACTTATCAGTATTTTCAAAAGGAGTTTACTTCTTAAAAATAATTGCTGAAGATGGAGTTGAAACAAAAAAAATCATAATAGACTAA
- a CDS encoding HAMP domain-containing protein codes for MTVILITCAIVLTLMCSAYMVFEYISFRNVTKVHVSTIAAVVASNSSAALAFDSQKDGVDILSALSEEKHIVAASLYKSDGKIFAKFPVYIQDSSVPSSPGEAGFYFSKGFLEGFQPVVQNGKILGMLYLKSDMQGLYEQLRHFAAIAFFLIASSLLIAYFLSHILQKSISQPILQLEETARRISEKGDYSVRAKKHGNDELGALTNAFNFMLSQIEVQNKEILSFNHTLERTVEERTLELVEANSVLRQQKEFVETIINSSVDIIGVFDAHLNYVMINKRVGDFDEYKRDEIVGKNILEVFPDLSDSAMYKNLQMALKGEIVHDKKYKSPIVNRYFENYYIPLMNELNEVYGVLVIGHDISDIMEANEKLESVNSALVKSNQDLEQFAYIASHDLQEPLRKIQTFSQLIIHDRDNTEMVSRYLEKINSSANRMQQLIQEVLNFSRISRAEEAFVPVDLNKTIESLLIDFELLIREKKATINFSGLPVIRGIPLQLSQLFSNLMSNSLKYTERDPLITISCRDITSEELNSYPDLNQNSSYICISVEDNGIGFDPQFNEKIFSIFQRLHDKQSYSGTGIGLALCKKIVENHGGKIEGHGKVNNGSRFNVILPVR; via the coding sequence ATGACCGTGATTCTCATCACGTGTGCAATTGTCCTGACATTGATGTGTTCTGCATATATGGTTTTTGAGTACATATCTTTCAGAAATGTTACCAAAGTACATGTTTCAACTATTGCTGCTGTAGTTGCTTCAAACAGTTCTGCTGCACTTGCATTTGATAGCCAAAAAGACGGAGTAGATATCCTGAGTGCATTAAGTGAAGAGAAACACATTGTTGCAGCATCACTTTATAAAAGTGACGGAAAAATATTTGCAAAGTTTCCTGTTTATATTCAGGATTCCTCAGTACCATCTTCTCCCGGCGAAGCCGGATTTTATTTTTCAAAAGGTTTTCTGGAAGGCTTTCAACCGGTAGTACAGAATGGGAAAATTCTGGGAATGCTTTACCTCAAATCAGATATGCAGGGACTGTATGAACAACTTCGGCACTTTGCTGCAATTGCTTTTTTTCTGATTGCCTCTTCTTTATTAATAGCGTATTTTCTTTCTCACATCCTGCAAAAATCTATTTCTCAACCAATATTACAATTAGAAGAAACTGCCAGACGCATCTCTGAAAAAGGTGATTACAGTGTCCGTGCAAAGAAACATGGTAATGATGAGCTTGGAGCATTAACAAATGCTTTTAATTTTATGCTCTCCCAGATAGAAGTTCAAAACAAAGAAATTCTTTCTTTCAATCATACGTTGGAACGAACGGTGGAAGAAAGAACACTCGAATTAGTGGAAGCAAACTCAGTTCTACGGCAACAAAAAGAATTTGTTGAAACAATTATTAATTCATCTGTCGATATAATTGGTGTGTTTGATGCACACTTGAATTATGTCATGATAAATAAACGTGTTGGTGATTTCGATGAATACAAGAGAGATGAAATTGTCGGAAAAAACATTCTGGAAGTTTTTCCTGATCTTTCCGATTCAGCCATGTATAAAAATCTGCAAATGGCATTGAAAGGAGAGATAGTACATGATAAGAAATATAAATCTCCAATTGTTAACAGATATTTTGAGAATTATTATATTCCTTTAATGAATGAGTTGAATGAAGTGTACGGAGTTTTGGTCATTGGACATGATATTTCAGATATCATGGAAGCAAATGAAAAACTTGAAAGTGTAAATAGTGCACTTGTAAAATCTAATCAGGATCTTGAACAATTCGCATATATTGCCAGTCATGATTTGCAGGAACCTTTAAGAAAGATTCAGACTTTTTCTCAATTGATTATTCATGATCGCGATAATACGGAAATGGTCAGCAGGTATCTTGAGAAAATAAACTCCTCTGCTAACCGGATGCAACAATTGATTCAGGAAGTTTTAAATTTCTCCAGAATCAGCAGGGCAGAAGAGGCATTTGTTCCTGTTGACTTAAATAAAACTATAGAAAGCCTTCTGATAGATTTTGAATTATTGATCCGGGAAAAAAAGGCAACGATAAATTTTTCGGGATTGCCTGTAATAAGAGGTATTCCACTTCAACTGTCACAATTGTTTTCAAATCTGATGAGTAATAGTTTAAAATACACAGAACGCGACCCGCTTATTACAATTTCCTGTCGTGATATTACTTCTGAAGAACTGAACTCATATCCGGATCTGAATCAGAATAGTTCATACATATGTATTTCCGTTGAAGACAATGGAATAGGGTTTGACCCGCAATTCAATGAAAAGATATTTTCTATTTTCCAAAGGTTGCACGACAAGCAATCTTATTCAGGCACAGGAATCGGTCTTGCCCTATGTAAAAAAATTGTCGAAAATCATGGCGGAAAAATCGAAGGACATGGTAAAGTAAATAATGGTTCGCGGTTCAATGTGATCTTGCCGGTGAGGTAG
- a CDS encoding DUF1844 domain-containing protein, with product MQNEDQLFTQLLSIFYSSAMVALGKLKNPSTDQIERNLDQAQNSIEMLEVIKNKTAGNLSPQQSRMLESILTDLRLNFVDEKKKDTLPQ from the coding sequence ATGCAAAACGAAGATCAGCTATTCACTCAGCTACTCTCTATTTTCTACTCATCAGCAATGGTTGCTCTGGGCAAATTAAAGAATCCTTCAACAGATCAAATTGAACGGAATCTCGATCAGGCACAGAATTCAATAGAAATGCTCGAAGTCATCAAAAATAAAACCGCAGGTAATCTTTCACCGCAACAATCCAGGATGCTTGAGAGTATACTGACTGATCTAAGATTGAACTTCGTAGACGAAAAAAAGAAAGATACTTTACCTCAATAA
- a CDS encoding OmpA family protein, giving the protein MSKYAGFLAFSLMITGIYSCIPAKKFEDLQRKEQTCQDENKKLRTDNQQLVTENTEMKVSGAEMQKNLVQLVKDTTDMGNAYHRLTSLYGELNKSYDKLLFNNEKLLAGNTEETRKLIGELNSTRDELQRREDRMKKDSLALNEREKNLAELRTGIKEKQARVDELEGILNRTDSTVNSLKKAVSDALLGYENNGLSVYRKNGQVYVSMEERLLFASGSTNVEKAGTDALKDLAKLLGTKKDISIVVEGHTDNVPINGVLASGAKDNWELSVLRATAVAKILLKDASIDPTRIVASGKGPYFPIDPANTAEARKKNRRTEIILSPKLDELMKVLGIQDK; this is encoded by the coding sequence ATGAGCAAATACGCAGGTTTTCTTGCATTCAGTCTGATGATTACCGGAATCTATTCATGTATTCCGGCCAAAAAATTTGAAGATCTGCAGAGAAAAGAACAAACATGTCAGGACGAAAATAAAAAACTCCGGACAGACAATCAACAATTAGTAACAGAAAATACGGAGATGAAAGTTTCCGGTGCTGAGATGCAGAAAAATCTCGTTCAGCTTGTAAAAGATACAACCGATATGGGGAATGCCTATCATCGGTTAACTTCTTTGTATGGTGAATTGAATAAATCGTACGACAAACTTTTATTCAACAATGAAAAACTTTTAGCCGGAAATACTGAAGAAACCCGCAAGCTTATTGGAGAATTGAATTCTACCCGCGATGAATTACAACGCAGAGAAGATCGTATGAAAAAAGATTCTCTTGCATTGAATGAGAGGGAAAAAAATCTTGCTGAATTACGTACAGGAATAAAAGAAAAGCAAGCAAGAGTTGACGAACTGGAAGGAATCTTAAACAGAACTGATAGTACTGTGAATAGTTTGAAGAAAGCAGTAAGTGATGCTTTGCTTGGCTATGAAAATAATGGATTATCAGTCTACAGAAAGAATGGCCAGGTATACGTATCAATGGAAGAACGCCTCTTATTTGCTTCCGGAAGTACCAACGTCGAGAAAGCAGGAACAGATGCTTTAAAAGATCTGGCGAAACTTTTAGGAACAAAGAAGGATATCAGTATCGTTGTAGAAGGACATACTGATAATGTTCCGATCAACGGAGTTTTAGCAAGTGGAGCGAAAGACAACTGGGAGCTGAGTGTATTACGTGCAACCGCAGTTGCAAAAATTCTTTTAAAAGATGCATCTATTGATCCGACCAGAATTGTTGCTAGTGGAAAAGGGCCTTATTTCCCGATCGATCCGGCAAATACAGCTGAGGCGCGCAAAAAGAACAGACGAACTGAAATTATACTTTCGCCGAAGCTGGATGAGTTGATGAAGGTGCTGGGGATACAGGATAAATAG
- a CDS encoding OmpH family outer membrane protein → MKKQMLFAAIVMLFSGMTAVAQTLKFGHIDSGALIQLMPQTKSADSTLKRFGESLDGQLKAMTAEYQSKLQSYQSKADSLPDAIRATKEKELTDLGQRIQDFQQTAQESIQSKKQEIYGPILKKAEDAIKEIAKEKSYSYIFDTSLGSVIFAQEGDNIMPLVKAKLGIK, encoded by the coding sequence ATGAAAAAACAAATGTTGTTTGCGGCAATCGTAATGTTATTCTCAGGAATGACAGCAGTTGCTCAGACTTTAAAATTCGGGCATATCGATTCAGGAGCCTTGATTCAGTTAATGCCGCAAACAAAATCAGCGGATAGTACATTAAAAAGATTCGGTGAGTCTTTGGATGGACAATTGAAAGCGATGACTGCAGAATACCAGTCGAAACTTCAATCGTATCAGTCAAAAGCAGATTCTTTACCTGATGCGATCCGCGCAACTAAAGAAAAAGAGTTAACTGATCTTGGGCAAAGAATCCAGGATTTCCAGCAGACAGCTCAGGAGTCTATCCAAAGCAAAAAGCAAGAGATCTACGGTCCGATATTAAAGAAAGCAGAAGATGCGATCAAAGAAATTGCCAAAGAAAAAAGTTACTCTTATATCTTTGACACAAGTCTGGGATCAGTGATCTTTGCACAGGAAGGTGACAACATTATGCCACTGGTAAAAGCTAAATTAGGAATCAAATAA
- a CDS encoding TonB-dependent receptor plug domain-containing protein: protein MINEPVVFVIDDDIDDQEIFGIALDRASKNANCVFANDGIHAIEKIKNDDSFIPDFIFLDMNMPRMDGSECLTELRKIPRLNHIPVYLYSTSLDAVGIDKSKSLGATDYIMKPSSIFELTDILKNIIKTKVFTALMIFFSISMIPQISSGQTDSISEINALKKLSVTELMNLTVTSVSRTPEKLTDVASAVQVLTRKDIIRSTASRLPGALRLVSNLQVAQGGSHDWGISSRGFNGAPIASSTLADKLLVMIDGRTVYTPLFGGVYWDVQNVLLEDLDRIEVISGPGGTLWGANAVNGVVNVISKDAKETQGIFASVASGTFAPGQAAVRYGSHVDSSVFFRVYGQRFVVGSSKFIDGTSARDEWHLSQGGFRMDANLSKRNHLTVQGDVYGGEEGDTLTSNMNGQNVPARFGHTISNTADISVQMYFDRAYRYFGSSRTSYVVNTADLEAQHRFVLKNKHRMLWGIGYRMLVDNIKAPNPTFTPASRTLDQINFYLQDRISIIDEKFDVTLGSKFLYNYYTGVELQPTIRFAWQFVNDNTLWAAVSRAVRTPSRFDTDVTSFTRVEHEKYVSEKVVANEIGYRFRPIQPMSISISTYLNYYTDLRTLDSTGSQLAPFVFGNNMNATTWGAELSATYIATNWWKIKVGYTYLNKKFEKTSPLVLQNHELIEGIDPANQFLIHSIMDLPKNFQLDLIGRYVDALPAESVTGLPTTPAYFELNARVAWEYKNLTISVNGNSLLSDHHTEFGRVLVKRSVTGKVMIRF from the coding sequence ATGATTAACGAACCGGTAGTATTTGTCATCGATGATGATATAGATGATCAGGAAATTTTTGGAATAGCTCTGGATCGGGCAAGTAAAAATGCAAATTGTGTTTTTGCAAATGATGGGATTCATGCAATCGAAAAAATAAAGAACGATGATTCATTCATTCCGGATTTTATTTTTCTGGATATGAATATGCCACGTATGGATGGTTCAGAATGTTTGACTGAATTAAGAAAGATTCCCAGATTAAATCATATACCCGTTTATCTTTATTCAACTTCGCTCGACGCAGTTGGAATAGATAAATCAAAATCCCTTGGCGCTACTGATTATATCATGAAGCCTTCCAGTATTTTTGAATTGACAGATATTTTGAAAAATATAATCAAGACAAAAGTTTTTACTGCTTTAATGATTTTCTTCAGTATCTCAATGATTCCACAGATAAGTTCAGGACAAACAGATTCTATTTCAGAGATCAATGCATTGAAAAAGCTTTCAGTTACTGAATTAATGAATTTGACTGTTACTTCCGTTTCACGAACCCCCGAAAAGTTAACCGATGTTGCATCAGCCGTACAAGTACTTACACGAAAAGATATTATCAGATCTACTGCATCCCGATTGCCCGGAGCATTGAGGCTTGTTTCAAATTTGCAAGTTGCACAAGGTGGCTCGCATGATTGGGGAATTTCTTCCCGTGGTTTTAATGGAGCGCCGATTGCTAGCAGCACTTTAGCAGATAAACTTTTGGTGATGATAGATGGTCGTACTGTTTATACACCATTATTCGGAGGAGTTTACTGGGATGTGCAAAATGTATTACTTGAAGATCTCGACCGAATTGAAGTCATCAGTGGTCCGGGTGGAACTCTATGGGGTGCTAATGCAGTAAATGGAGTTGTTAATGTTATTTCAAAAGATGCTAAAGAAACGCAGGGAATTTTTGCAAGTGTTGCTTCAGGTACCTTTGCTCCGGGACAGGCTGCTGTTCGTTATGGTTCACATGTTGACTCTTCAGTATTCTTCCGGGTCTATGGTCAAAGGTTTGTTGTAGGAAGCAGTAAATTCATTGATGGTACAAGTGCAAGAGATGAATGGCATCTTAGTCAGGGAGGTTTCAGAATGGATGCAAATCTTTCCAAAAGAAATCATTTGACTGTTCAAGGTGATGTTTATGGCGGTGAAGAAGGTGATACGCTTACTTCAAATATGAATGGACAAAATGTTCCGGCTCGATTTGGACATACGATTTCTAATACAGCAGACATCTCCGTTCAAATGTATTTCGATAGAGCATATCGTTATTTCGGATCTTCGAGAACAAGTTATGTTGTTAATACAGCCGACCTTGAAGCACAACATCGTTTTGTTTTAAAAAATAAACACAGAATGTTATGGGGAATCGGATACAGGATGCTTGTAGATAATATCAAAGCTCCAAATCCTACTTTTACTCCTGCCAGCAGAACTCTTGATCAGATCAATTTCTATTTACAGGACAGAATATCAATCATAGATGAAAAATTTGATGTCACACTCGGCTCTAAATTTTTGTATAATTATTATACAGGTGTAGAATTACAACCTACAATTCGTTTTGCATGGCAATTTGTAAATGATAATACATTGTGGGCTGCAGTTTCAAGAGCTGTTCGTACACCAAGCCGGTTTGATACTGATGTTACTTCCTTTACAAGAGTTGAACATGAAAAATATGTGTCAGAAAAAGTTGTAGCAAATGAAATCGGATACAGATTCAGACCAATTCAGCCAATGTCAATTTCTATTTCTACGTATCTGAATTACTATACTGATCTTCGTACACTTGACAGCACAGGAAGCCAACTTGCTCCATTTGTTTTTGGGAACAACATGAATGCTACCACATGGGGAGCAGAACTTTCTGCTACATATATTGCAACTAACTGGTGGAAAATAAAAGTTGGTTACACATACCTGAATAAAAAATTCGAAAAAACATCTCCTTTAGTTCTTCAGAATCATGAATTGATTGAAGGAATTGACCCTGCTAATCAGTTTTTGATTCATTCGATAATGGATCTGCCAAAGAATTTTCAGTTAGATCTTATAGGCCGCTATGTTGATGCACTGCCTGCAGAAAGTGTTACAGGATTACCAACAACCCCGGCCTATTTTGAACTCAACGCCAGAGTTGCATGGGAGTATAAAAATCTGACTATTTCAGTTAATGGAAATAGCCTGTTATCCGATCATCATACGGAATTTGGAAGAGTTTTAGTTAAAAGAAGTGTTACCGGAAAAGTTATGATTCGTTTCTAA